A window of the Brassica napus cultivar Da-Ae chromosome A2, Da-Ae, whole genome shotgun sequence genome harbors these coding sequences:
- the LOC106407727 gene encoding WRKY transcription factor 8-like has protein sequence MSNETKDLNNYHYTSSYNHYNNINNQNILNLPYVSGPSTYNANMISSQIGYDLQLSPQGVYESGFELSPSSTEFFNPSFDQQNDFHNAFNYNTSNKSQEVVGSGGAIIESETRISASPSSEADHHHDEDSGKSLGEREADDGGKYDQRAQKVVKTKKKEEKKQREPRVSFVTKTEVEHLEDGYRWRKYGQKAVKNSPYPRSYYRCTTQKCNVKKRVERSYQDPTVVITTYESQHNHPIPTSRRSALFSGPATSNYNSPVSDFIINTPRSFSNDDLLRVPYAAVNVNANYQQQQNQEFQNDYELLKDMFPSVFFKQEP, from the exons ATGTCTAATGAAACCAAAGATCTTAACAACTATCACTATACTTCATCGTATAATCATTACAACAACATCAAcaaccaaaatattttgaatctcCCTTACGTTTCTGGTCCATCCACTTATAATGCAAACATGATCTCATCACAAATCGGCTACGATCTACAGTTGAGTCCTCAAGGAGTGTACGAATCGGGTTTCGAGCTCTCGCCATCTTCCACCGAGTTTTTTAATCCTTCGTTTGATCAACAAAATGATTTTCACAATGCGTTCAATTATAACACTAGTAACAAGAGTCAAGAAGTTGTTGGTAGCGGTGGTGCAATCATCGAGAGTGAAACTAGGATTTCTGCATCTCCTTCGAGTGAGGCCGATCATCATCACGACGAAGATTCCGGCAAGAGCCTGGGGGAAAGAGAAGCTGACGATGGAGGAAAATATGATCAACGTGCTCAGAAAGT AgttaaaacaaagaagaaagaggagaagaagcaaAGAGAGCCACGAGTTTCGTTCGTGACCAAGACCGAAGTTGAACATCTCGAAGACGGCTATCGTTGGAGGAAGTACGGCCAAAAAGCAGTCAAAAACAGTCCTTATCCGAG GAGTTACTACAGATGCACGACGCAAAAGTGCAACGTGAAGAAGAGAGTTGAAAGATCGTACCAAGATCCAACTGTCGTAATCACAACATATGAAAGTCAACACAACCACCCGATCCCGACCAGTCGCCGTTCCGCATTGTTCTCTGGACCCGCCACGTCTAATTATAACTCTCCAGTTTCTGATTTCATCATCAATACTCCAAGAAGCTTCTCAAATGATGATCTCCTCCGAGTGCCATACGCTGCTGTGAATGTAAACGCTAATTATCAGCAACAACAAAACCAAGAGTTTCAGAATGACTATGAGCTTTTGAAGGATATGTTTCCTTCAGTTTTCTTCAAGCAAGAACCTTAA
- the LOC125584550 gene encoding uncharacterized protein LOC125584550, translated as MESMNEISSSTPPNSKDKMMELPPSTSGASLGSSLALDCASGPKSLHLQGSKAGIPFTTPSLPGLNSHVSNPPPPSQVVVNSAPSSQFSTEEARDTQVPPSNTDSGSVSIQAETTTQFVPFLGSWAKPLIFKPLATPPDPSTPREYDSVGNQLASLWPSLNNEILNKKQKSKLSPQSRNLFRTASPTYRFDGTPEVSIPSKVLKLGHENKDEYIIGKFHRCSLPPGGLVHAVANKIWGRSCKISCKKLSESSYMFHIPHQPTRQWVIQRGVWHIDDCLLFVLPWTPEGSFQIPKVSTLPVWVTLKYISDCCYSRLGISHVASGLGELILTHKPRLDPTNMGEAKVLVEMELDRVFPKLIALDDKQGSIYLVKVEYTWIPSTCERCGSLGHKVKRCLMSSKPPENSDISVDVTADIAIVDIDHILQQQNDETVTGSLPITSAMPHVDSQPELNINIQDVPRLHSDLIADSQEPYVSTHAPMECQDIQVSKITTSSSTPQVQEDITK; from the exons ATGGAATCTATGAATGAAATCTCGTCGTCAACTCCGCCGAACTCCAAAGACAAGATGATGGAGCTTCCACCGTCGACTTCAGGAGCTTCTTTGGGATCGTCTCTGGCTCTTGATTGCGCCAGTGGTCCAAAGTCACTGCATCTCCAAGGAAGCAAAGCTGGG ATTCCTTTTACCACCCCTTCTCTGCCTGGCCTTAACTCCCATGTCTCCAACCCACCTCCGCCGTCTCAGGTTGTCGTTAACTCTGCTCCTTCGTCTCAGTTTTCAACAGAAGAAGCAAGAGACACACAAGTTCCTCCGTCAAACACTGATTCTGGATCTGTTTCTATCCAAGCTGAGACTACTACTCAATTTGTGCCTTTTTTAGGTTCATGGGCTAAACCGCTCATTTTCAAACCTCTTGCTACTCCTCCTGACCCAAGTACGCCAAGAGAATATGACTCTGTGGGAAATCAGCTGGCTTCTCTTTGGCCATCTCTTAATAATGAGATCttgaacaagaaacaaaaaagcaa ATTAAGTCCTCAGTCTCGCAATCTGTTCCGGACCGCTTCACCTACGTACAGATTTGATGGTACACCAGAGGTATCAATCCCTTCTAAAGTTCTTAAATTAGGACATGAGAACAAGGATGAGTATATCATAGGCAAATTCCATAGGTGTTCTTTACCTCCGGGTGGACTTGTTCATGCTGTAGCTAATAAGATTTGGGGAAGAAGCTGTAAGATCTCTTGCAAAAAGCTGAGTGAGTCATCCTATATGTTTCATATCCCTCACCAACCTACTCGCCAATGGGTTATTCAAAGAGGAGTTTGGCATATTGATGATTGTTTGCTTTTTGTGTTGCCTTGGACTCCGGAGGGATCCTTTCAAATACCAAAAGTTTCAACTCTTCCGGTATGGGTCACTTTGAAATACATCTCTGATTGCTGCTATTCTAGACTAGGAATTAGTCATGTTGCCTCGGGTCTTGGAGAGCTTATCTTGACACATAAACCTCGTTTGGATCCTACAAACATGGGTGAAGCTAAAGTGCTAGTTGAGATGGAGTTGGATAGAGTTTTTCCAAAGCTTATAGCTCTTGATGATAAGCAAGGTAGTATTTATCTGGTTAAAGTTGAATACACATGGATCCCTTCCACTTGTGAGAGATGTGGCAGCTTAGGTCATAAAGTGAAGAGGTGTCTTATGTCTTCTAAACCTCCAGAAAATTCAGATATCTCAGTGGACGTGACTGCTGACATAGCAATTGTTGATATTGATCACATCTTGCAGCAACAAAATGATGAAACAGTTACAGGAAGTCTCCCTATAACTTCTGCTATGCCTCATGTTGACTCTCAACCGGAGTTGAACATAAACATTCAGGATGTTCCACGCTTGCACTCGGACTTGATAGCGGATTCTCAGGAACCATATGTTTCTACACATGCCCCTATGGAATGCCAAGATATTCAAGTCTCAAAGATCACCACTAGTTCCTCTACCCCACAGGTTCAAGAGGATATAACCAAATAG